A single Vigna radiata var. radiata cultivar VC1973A chromosome 8, Vradiata_ver6, whole genome shotgun sequence DNA region contains:
- the LOC106771503 gene encoding G-type lectin S-receptor-like serine/threonine-protein kinase LECRK3: MISSNSSSNASLLCFHPQAKMSATKVLICVISVILLPLLQLSLVSAAKTNNVSIGDTLIAGNEGAQWLSPSGEFAFGFHQPESYSLFLVAIRYQNIPRASFIWYANGDNPAPKGSTLELSKSRGLVLKNPQGVQLWTSQLISGTISHGLMNDTGNFQLLGENSQILWDSFSNPTDTLVPTQTMEVKGTLSSRQKETNYTRGRFQFRLLPDGNAVLNPINLPTNRTYEAHYISNTYDSNNRTNSGFRVMFDDSGFYVLKRSYERVYITNPNDMLSTDSYYYRATINFDGTFTISRYPKSGASNPSWTVIKTLPDDICMNLESSTAGSGVCGFNSICTLEADQRPKCTCPEGYSLIDSSDEYGSCRPNLELGCGGSGQSLQEDMYFMEEMANTDWPLSDFELYEPYNSEDCKNSCLRDCLCAVSIFRDDSCWKKKLPLSNGRRGGKVEASAFIKLRKNDALSDSPSNSFIKEKENEKDQNNLVTMISVLLGGSVFLNLIVISAVCIGFPLYYKKRSSTNNTVAESNLRSFSFRELVQATDNFREELGRGSCGIVFKGKTDLATIAVKKLDKLLKDSDKEFKTEVNVIGQTHHKNLVRLIGYCDELEHRILVYEFMSNGTLANFLFEDFKPSWNQRVQIAFGISRGLVYLHEECFTQIIHCDIKPQNILLDEHYNARISDFGLSKLLMINQSRTETGIRGTKGYVAPDWFRSAPITNKVDVYSFGVLLLEIICCRRNVDDKFEMDEKGILTDWAYDCYRDGRIDILVANDDEAMNDINKLERFVMVAIWCLQEDPSLRPTMKKVMLMLEGIAPVTIPPSPCPYASVTVSCG; encoded by the coding sequence atgaTTTCTTCAAATTCCAGTTCCAATGCATCTTTGCTTTGCTTCCACCCTCAAGCAAAGATGAGTGCTACCAAAGTTCTTATTTGTGTGATTAGTGTTATCCTTCTTCCTTTGTTGCAACTCTCACTCGTATCTGCTGCTAAGACTAATAATGTTAGCATCGGTGATACCCTTATTGCAGGTAATGAGGGTGCTCAATGGCTCTCTCCATCAGGAGAGTTTGCATTTGGATTTCATCAGCCTGAGAGTTATTCCCTTTTCTTGGTTGCCATAAGATATCAAAACATACCTCGTGCCTCTTTCATTTGGTATGCAAATGGAGACAACCCTGCTCCTAAAGGCTCCACACTAGAGCTCAGTAAAAGCAGAGGGCTTGTGCTGAAAAACCCTCAGGGTGTTCAGCTATGGACATCTCAGCTCATATCAGGTACAATTTCCCATGGACTAATGAATGACACAGGCAACTTCCAGCTTCTTGGTGAGAATTCACAGATTTTGTGGGACAGCTTCAGCAATCCAACCGATACCTTGGTGCCAACTCAAACCATGGAGGTTAAAGGCACGCTTTCATCGCGCCAGAAAGAGACCAACTACACACGAGGAAGGTTCCAATTTCGCTTGCTTCCGGATGGTAATGCTGTGCTTAATCCTATAAATTTGCCTACCAACCGTACTTATGAGGCTCACTACATCAGTAACACTTATGATTCCAACAATAGAACAAACTCCGGTTTCCGAGTGATGTTTGATGATTCAGGATTTTATGTACTGAAGAGGAGCTATGAGAGGGTTTATATTACCAATCCAAATGATATGCTCTCAACCGATTCCTATTACTATAGAGCAACCATAAATTTTGATGGAACTTTCACCATATCCCGTTACCCGAAAAGTGGAGCTTCAAATCCAAGCTGGACAGTTATAAAGACATTGCCAGATGACATTTGCATGAATTTGGAATCAAGCACGGCTGGTAGTGGGGTCTGTGGATTCAATAGTATCTGCACTCTGGAAGCTGATCAAAGACCTAAGTGTACATGCCCAGAGGGTTATTCTCTTATTGATTCAAGTGATGAGTACGGCAGCTGCAGACCAAATTTGGAACTCGGTTGTGGAGGAAGTGGACAAAGCTTGCAAGAAGATATGTACTTCATGGAGGAAATGGCAAATACTGATTGGCCTCTATCAGATTTTGAGTTGTATGAACCTTACAACTCAGAGGACTGTAAGAATTCTTGCTTGCGAGATTGCTTATGTGCTGTTTCTATTTTTAGAGATGATAGCTGCTGGAAGAAGAAACTGCCTCTCTCAAATGGAAGACGGGGTGGAAAAGTTGAGGCATCTGCTTTCATTAAGTTGAGGAAGAATGATGCCTTGTCAGATAGTCcttcaaattcattcataaaagagaaggaaaatgaaaaggatCAAAACAATTTGGTAACAATGATATCGGTCCTTCTTGGGGGTTCTGTCTTTTTGAATCTCATAGTGATCAGTGCAGTATGTATTGGTTTCCCCTTATACTACAAGAAGAGAAGTTCTACAAATAATACTGTTGCAGAGAGCAATTTGCGCAGTTTCAGCTTTAGAGAGCTTGTGCAAGCAACAGATAACTTCAGAGAAGAATTGGGAAGGGGATCTTGTGGCATTGTctttaaaggaaaaacagaTTTGGCCACTATTGCTGTCAAAAAACTGGACAAGTTGCTCAAAGACAGCGATAAGGAATTCAAAACAGAGGTGAATGTAATTGGCCAAACTCATCACAAAAACTTGGTTCGTCTGATTGGATATTGTGATGAGCTGGAACACCGGATTCTGGTGTATGAGTTCATGAGCAATGGCACTTTGGCAAATTTCCTTTTCGAAGATTTCAAACCTAGCTGGAACCAAAGAGTCCAGATTGCCTTTGGGATATCAAGAGGGCTGGTTTACTTGCACGAGGAATGCTTCACCCAGATCATCCATTGTGACATAAAGCCTCAAAATATACTTCTTGATGAGCATTACAACGCAAGAATATCAGATTTTGGATTGTCAAAGCTACTAATGATTAATCAGAGCCGTACAGAAACTGGCATTCGAGGAACAAAAGGGTATGTTGCACCAGACTGGTTCAGGAGTGCGCCGATCACAAACAAGGTTGATGTCTACAGTTTTGGTGTGCTGCTTTTGGAGATCATTTGTTGCAGGAGAAATGTAGATGATAAGTTTGAGATGGATGAGAAGGGCATTTTAACTGACTGGGCTTATGACTGCTATAGGGATGGAAGAATAGACATTCTGGTTGCAAATGACGATGAGGCTATGAATGacataaataaattggaaaggTTTGTGATGGTAGCTATTTGGTGCCTTCAAGAGGATCCCTCTCTCAGGCCAACAATGAAGAAGGTGATGCTGATGCTGGAAGGAATAGCTCCAGTCACAATTCCACCAAGTCCCTGCCCTTATGCCTCTGTGACTGTTAGTTGCGGTTGA